Genomic window (Nitratidesulfovibrio vulgaris str. Hildenborough):
CGACGAGGCATGGCGCACCTGCCTCGACAACGGGGCGCGGCGCATCGTCGTCGACCTTGGCGGCGTGGAGTACATAAGCTCGGCGGGGCTGCGGGGCATCCTCTCGCTGCTCAAGGCGAGCAAGGCGGCGAAGGGCGGACTGGCCTTCTGCAATGTGGGACAGATGGTGGCAGAGGTGTTCCGCATCTCCGGCTTCACGTCGATGCTCGCCGTGTTCCCCGGTCTCGACGAGGCCCTCGCCTCTCTCGCCTAGCCGGAGGACGGACGCATGGCCACCCTCTCTGTTCCGGCAAGCATCGAGCACCTCGCCACGGTCAACGCCTTCATCGCCGAGCATATGCCCGAGCAGCATCGCGGCATCATCCCGCAGGTGGAGCTCACCGCCGAAGAACTGCTGGTGAACGTGTTCAGCTACGCCTACCCCGACAGCCCCGGCAAGGCCGAGGTGGGCTGCCGTGTCGTGCTGTTCGACGACGCGCCCTTCTTCTGCCTCACCGTCAGGGACTGGGGCGCACCGTTCAACCCCTTCAGCGAGGCACCCACGCCCGACACCTCGCTGGATGTGGAGGAACGGCCCGTGGGCGGTCTCGGGGTGCATCTCATCAAGTCCATGGTGGGGCATTACAGCTACAGCCACCACGAGGCGTCGAACCACATCGAACTCTACTTCCCCCTCGGCGACTGACGGGGGCACCATGCACCACACCCGCGCCACGCATCCCCACCGCACCATGCCCGCCACGAAGCGGACATGGCCCGCGCTGGCGGGGTGCTGCGCGCTGGCGGTGCTGGTGCTCGGCCCGTGGGAGACGGTGACGGCGGAGACGGGACAGCCCGCACTGTACGGCATCATCTCCGAAGAGGTGAACGTCTCTGAACGCCAGCCCGTGCGCCTTGTGCCGCATGGCCCCCTCGTGCGCGGTGCGACGCCCGGTGCGGGCGGTGTGCCCGATGACTCCGATGTGCCCGGCGCAAACGTTGCGGGTGGCGCAAACGGCGCGGACAAGACGAACGGTACACCCGATGCGGACGGTGCGCCCCACGCCAACAGTGGGCATGGTGTGCATGGCGTAGATGGTCTGGATGACGCGGATGCAGCCACGGCCTCTGCCCGCGTCCCGGCGTCATCCGCAGACGTCGCCTCCGGTCACGCCGAGACCACCACACCCCCGGCAGATACCGCCGGGGTGATGCCGCAAACGGCAGTGCCGCAACGACCTGCCCGCCCGGTACGGCCGGACGCACAGACCGCAACGCACAGCCCTGCGCCATCCGGCATCCCTCATGCCGTGGGCGATGGGGCACGGGTCGCACCTTCGGGAAGGGCGTCCGGCACCACGACGTCCCAACCGTCCGGCCCGGCTGCAAGACCGGCGGATGCCCCGGCAGCCGTGACGACGGCAACGCCTGCGTCCGCAACACGTTACGGTACGACTTCCGGCACGGTGCACTCCATCCCGTCCGTCTCGCAACACGCTACCGCGTCCGTCTCGGAACACGCTACCGCGTCCGCATCGCAACACGCTACCGCGTCTGTCTCGCAGCACGCCACAACCTCCGAGAACCTTCTCGACAGCATGGATGTCTACGCCCTCTCGCCCCACGCGGCGCGCCTCGCCCTGCCGCGCATGGTGCCGGTGGTCGTGGCGGAACGCCTGCGTGTGGCGCGTCCCGCCTTCCCCTTCTGGGAGTCTGCCATCGACAAGGCCAGCCGCACCCACGCCCTCGACCCGCGCCTCATCGCGGCGGTCATCAGGGCCGAATCGGGCTACGACCCCGGCGCGGTCTCGCCCCGCGGGGCACAGGGCGTCATGCAGATCATGCCCGCCACGCAACGTGAACTGGGACTCGACGACCCCTTCGACCCCGAAGCCAACGTCGAGGCCGGAAGCCGCTACCTCCGGCAGCAACTCGACCGCTTCGGCAGCCTCGAACTGGCGCTGGCGGCCTACAACGCAGGCCCCGGCAACGTGCTGAAATACGGCGGGATGCCCCCGTTCGACGAGACCCGCACCTTCGTGCGGCGCGTACTGGACGGCATGCGATGAGCGCCGTCATGCACCACGGTGGGGGGCACCGTGCGCCCTTCGCGCCACGCCCCCACGGCATCCCAACGGGGCAGGCGTCCGGGCAGGCGTCCGGGCAGACGACAGGGCCGACCGCATCGACCGAACGGCATCACAGCCGACAGCACGGAACCGGACGGGGCACCACGCCACGGGAGGTCGCAATGCCACCGATGTCGGCACGACAGGCATCACTGCCAACGATGGTGGCACAGACGATGCGGCATTCCACGCACGTCCGCGCCATCCCGCACGCCTCAAACGCGACACATTTCAGGAATACACATGGTTACGACACCGCGCCACCCGCTGGCACGGAGATTGGAAAGCACTGGTAAAAGCAAGGAGCGATGCGATGACCATTCGTGAAAACGCACAGCAGATTCTCGACGGGCTGGCCGAAACGCTTCAGTGCGGCCCTCTGGCCTTTGACGACGCCAACAAGGTCGATTTCGGCATCGATGAGGACATGGGCGCCA
Coding sequences:
- a CDS encoding STAS domain-containing protein gives rise to the protein MQIVTTERDGITVISLTGRMDATTVASFDEAWRTCLDNGARRIVVDLGGVEYISSAGLRGILSLLKASKAAKGGLAFCNVGQMVAEVFRISGFTSMLAVFPGLDEALASLA
- a CDS encoding ATP-binding protein encodes the protein MATLSVPASIEHLATVNAFIAEHMPEQHRGIIPQVELTAEELLVNVFSYAYPDSPGKAEVGCRVVLFDDAPFFCLTVRDWGAPFNPFSEAPTPDTSLDVEERPVGGLGVHLIKSMVGHYSYSHHEASNHIELYFPLGD
- a CDS encoding transglycosylase SLT domain-containing protein — encoded protein: MHHTRATHPHRTMPATKRTWPALAGCCALAVLVLGPWETVTAETGQPALYGIISEEVNVSERQPVRLVPHGPLVRGATPGAGGVPDDSDVPGANVAGGANGADKTNGTPDADGAPHANSGHGVHGVDGLDDADAATASARVPASSADVASGHAETTTPPADTAGVMPQTAVPQRPARPVRPDAQTATHSPAPSGIPHAVGDGARVAPSGRASGTTTSQPSGPAARPADAPAAVTTATPASATRYGTTSGTVHSIPSVSQHATASVSEHATASASQHATASVSQHATTSENLLDSMDVYALSPHAARLALPRMVPVVVAERLRVARPAFPFWESAIDKASRTHALDPRLIAAVIRAESGYDPGAVSPRGAQGVMQIMPATQRELGLDDPFDPEANVEAGSRYLRQQLDRFGSLELALAAYNAGPGNVLKYGGMPPFDETRTFVRRVLDGMR